From one Lolium rigidum isolate FL_2022 chromosome 4, APGP_CSIRO_Lrig_0.1, whole genome shotgun sequence genomic stretch:
- the LOC124707775 gene encoding lipase-like → MERRRWLQAAVLMCLLLLCSGRELKDEPAPIYNSTLAKTLAEYTSAVYTTDLSQLFTWTCEKCNDLTQGFEMIELIIDVQNCLEAYVGFASDMNAIVVAFRGTQENSIQNWIEDLFWKQLDFDYPGMAEAKVHSGFYSAYHNTTLRDGVINGIQKTMEAYGNVPIMVTGHSMGAAMASFCALDLIVNYGLKDVTLLTFGQPRIGNAVFASHFKKYLPNAIRVTNEHDIVPHLPPYYHYFPQKTYHHFPREVWVHNVGLDSLVYPIEQICDDSGEDPACSRSVSGNSVQDHLHYLGISMHSESRGSCRIVTDGNMLRYKIGAPDGTIILSKQPGLSVDQQLSAL, encoded by the exons atggagcggcggcggtggctgcaGGCCGCGGTCCTAATGTGCTTGCTGCTGCTCTGCTCCGGGAGAG AACTTAAGGACGAACCAGCGCCGATATATAACTCGACTCTCGCCAAGACCCTTGCGGAGTATACTTCAGCA GTCTATACTACTGATCTGTCGCAACTATTTACCTGGACTTGTGAAAAATGCAATGACCTGACGCAG GGGTTTGAGATGATAGAGCTGATCATCGATGTGCAGAATTGTTTGGAG GCATACGTCGGTTTTGCAAGTGACATGAATGCTATTGTAGTTGCATTCAGAGGCACTCAAGAGAACAG CATCCAGAACTGGATAGAAGACTtgttttggaaacaacttgatTTCGACTATCCAGGCATGGCTGAAGCTAAG GTGCACAGTGGGTTTTATTCTGCATATCATAACACAACATTGCGTGATGGAGTCATCAATGGCATCCAGAAGACCATGGAAGCGTATGGCAATGTTCCCATCATGGTAACAGGCCATTCCATGGGAGCGGCCATGGCTTCATTTTGCGCCCTTGATCTTATT GTCAACTATGGGTTAAAGGACGTGACGCTACTGACATTTGGGCAACCTCGGATTGGTAACGCTGTGTTTGCTTCCCACTTCAAGAAATACCTGCCAAACGCAATTCGAGTAACCAACGAACACGATATTGTGCCTCATTTACCTCCGTACTACCACTACTTCCCACAGAAAACCTACCATCATTTCCCTCGAGAG GTATGGGTACATAATGTCGGACTCGATAGCCTAGTATACCCGATCGAGCAAATCTGCGACGATTCTGGTGAAGACCCTGCATGCAGCAG GTCTGTGAGTGGTAACAGCGTGCAAGACCATCTCCACTATCTTGGCATCAGCATGCACTCCGAGTCGCGGGGATCATGCAGGATCGTCACTGATGGCAATATGCTCAGGTACAAAATTGGTGCTCCCGATGgtactatcatcttgtcgaagcagCCCGGTTTATCAGTTGATCAGCAACTCAGTGCACTGTAA
- the LOC124650608 gene encoding uncharacterized protein LOC124650608 codes for MELSPSPPPPPLEGRWGDLPDDIAVAIACRLQEADVCALGGCSRSWRRACDANFVWEGLFRRRWPATAAAVAAGGGAGASRVQGWKALYINHHGRTAVAVSRVVEFVESSSHDGSLEAEYYLKAMSDLALMKDIGFVNVQFFLLSRNRSAIINLIGLHYSIACLHMLPNEVEKALQACQVAERKVCVSLLKLGRWFYGFRLPDEYESHKFSLSGLTSDEGAKVLVILNRGAVHEVFRLQISLLGANN; via the exons ATGGAGctctcgccatcgccgccgccgccgccgctggaggGGAGGTGGGGGGACCTCCCCGACGACATCGCCGTCGCAATCGCGTGCCGCCTCCAG GAGGCGGACGTGTGCGCCCTCGGCGGATGCTCCAGGTCCTGGCGCCGCGCCTGCGACGCCAACTTCGTGTGGGAGGGCCTCTTCCGCCGCCGCTggccggccacggcggcggctGTGGCGGCCGGAGGAGGGGCAGGGGCTTCACGCGTGCAG GGGTGGAAAGCTCTCTACATAAATCACCATGGAAGAACTGCCGTGGCTGTCTCTAGGGTGGTTGAGTTTGTGGAGAGCAGCTCACATGACGGGTCGCTTGAAGCTGAATATTACCTGAAAGCTATGTCTGATTTGGCATTGATGAAGGATATAGGCTTTGTGAATGTCCAGTTCTTCTTGCTTTCAAGGAATCGCAGCGCGATAATAAATCTGATTGGACTGCACTACTCCATTGCATGCTTGCATATGCTG CCAAATGAAGTAGAGAAAGCGCTTCAAGCTTGCCAGGTAGCAGAAAGGAAAGTATGTGTGAGTTTGCTCAAGCTTGGTAGGTGGTTCTATGGTTTTCGGTTGCCTGATGAATATGAATCGCACAAATTTTCATTGAGTGGGCTCACCAGTGATGAGGGGGCAAAAGTTCTGGTCATTCTTAACCGTGGTGCTGTTCATGAGGTATTTCGTCTTCAGATCAGTTTGCTGGGCGCAAATAATTGA
- the LOC124707127 gene encoding uncharacterized protein LOC124707127, with translation MGKMCCNNESEEEAGFSFMGLLVAAVIALVMMLLCTPPRRRSVTIYPCC, from the coding sequence ATGGGCAAGATGTGCTGCAACAACGAGTCCGAGGAGGAGGCGGGCTTCAGCTTCATGGGGCTTCTCGTCGCGGCCGTCATCGCCTTGGTGATGATGCTCCTCTGcacgccgccacgccggcgctccGTCACCATCTACCCGTGCTGCTGA